From one Gracilimonas sp. genomic stretch:
- a CDS encoding WbqC family protein: MRLALLQPQFAPNLYDLAAMLKADRIIWNDLEQWSRKGRTHRTVIKGEQGKQWINIPIKTEDKKKAIGDVRIEHDEDWTEPFWNAIYHSYSEATWFDFFVDELQYDVEKATEFEKLIDFNIYFFGRMMTYLELDMEYELASQIPDFDPNPDLFLQHTGADILYQEYDAKNYQWLSAKAKPSLEKHPDYAQLGNTFLPECSIIDLLMNCGKESFKVFDEITQT, from the coding sequence TTGCGTCTCGCCCTCCTACAACCCCAGTTTGCTCCCAACCTGTATGACCTTGCTGCAATGCTGAAAGCCGACCGGATTATCTGGAATGATCTGGAGCAGTGGTCGCGAAAGGGGCGTACCCATCGCACCGTTATAAAAGGGGAACAGGGGAAGCAGTGGATTAACATCCCCATCAAAACAGAAGACAAGAAAAAGGCGATTGGCGATGTACGCATTGAGCACGATGAAGACTGGACAGAGCCCTTCTGGAATGCCATTTATCACTCCTACTCCGAGGCCACCTGGTTTGATTTTTTTGTGGATGAGCTGCAGTATGATGTTGAAAAAGCAACAGAGTTTGAGAAGCTCATCGATTTCAATATCTATTTTTTTGGAAGAATGATGACCTATCTTGAGCTGGATATGGAGTATGAACTTGCCAGCCAGATTCCTGATTTCGACCCTAATCCCGACCTCTTTCTCCAACACACCGGGGCCGATATTCTCTACCAGGAATATGACGCTAAAAACTACCAATGGCTAAGTGCCAAGGCGAAACCGTCTTTAGAAAAACACCCGGACTATGCTCAGTTGGGCAATACTTTCCTTCCTGAATGCTCCATCATTGACCTTTTGATGAACTGCGGAAAAGAGAGTTTTAAGGTTTTTGATGAAATCACACAAACTTAG